Proteins from a genomic interval of Plasmodium sp. gorilla clade G2 genome assembly, chromosome: 10:
- a CDS encoding endomembrane protein 70, putative, with the protein MIIKHVLFSFILFVCYIIKYAEAYLPGMNPTTYKEGDPVIINIKNLSSRRAVTTLDYFSFPFCSSNNSKLSGEKAPNIFKILLGDTLHDTNIETTFLNDKKCAFYCKIFIDNNVYEKYKHLILYNYNIVYSVDNLEIFREDPKRKGFYYTGIPIGYVHDRNYNLYTYYKITILYNTQGGSNSNKYYIVGFEVEPQSADFTINDDCVQNESTMIMEKNKFVTFKYDIRYVKSDNSFQHRSEHYYRNLNDQSMIHWFSIINSIILVILLSFLLSTILIKALHKDLNKYNRINTNIFETDDMDDRGWKLVHGDVFRKPRNSTFFSAFVGVGIQIMFMILVCALILLIGVYKYKQRYRYIQIMFFIWICISSISGYASSILYKLFKSKHVKLTIFRTSLIYPFILFLIFFLINLVLHYEHSNTAISFSSLTTVCILWFGISVPLICLGSFIGNKKKPIELPVRVNNIPRHIPKQPMLNSFLVSSFIVGSILFATMYTELFFLFTSLWKSNMYYLFGFLFLVIFLLGLLSAQLSIALTYYTLSCEDYNWWWKSFVAPGSSGLFLFLYSIYYFFIKLNISSFSETFIYFAYSFIMSYTCFIYTGTAGFLASFAFLRKIYSSIKVD; encoded by the exons atgaTTATTAAACATGTTCTTTTCTCTTTCATTCTATTtgtatgttatattattaaatatgcGGAAGCATATTTACCTGGAATGAATCCGACg aCCTATAAAGAAGGTGATCCAGTTATAATTAATATCAAGAATTTATCTAGTAGAAGGGCTGTTACCACTTTagattatttttcttttccatTTTGTTCATCTAATAATTCAAAATTAAGTGGAGAGAAAGCaccaaatatttttaaaattttattaggAGATACTCTTCATGATACAAACATTGAAACCacatttttaaatgataaaaaatgtgcattttattgtaaaatatttattgataataatgtatatgaAAAGTATAAGCATCTAATATTatacaattataatattgtatattcGGTTGATAATTTAGAAATATTTAGAGAAGATCCTAAACGAAAAGGATTTTACTATACAGGAATACCCATAGGATATGTTCATGAT aggaattataatttatatacctATTATAAAATCACCATACTATATAATACACAAGGTGGATCTAATTcaaacaaatattatatcgtTGGATTTGAAGTAGAACCACAGAG cGCTGATTTTACAATCAATGATGATTGTGTTCAGAATGAAAGTACTATGataatggaaaaaaataaatttgttacatttaaatatgatataagATATGTTAAAAGTGATAACTCTTTTCAACACCGATCAGAACATTATTATAGAAATTTGAATGATCAGAGCATGATACATTGGTTTTCTATTATTAATAGTATAATCCTcgttattttattatcctttttattaaGCACCATATTAATTAAAGCACTACATAaagatttaaataaatacaataggattaatacaaatatatttgaaacaGATGATATGGATGACAGAGGATGGAAACTAGTTCATGGTGATGTTTTTAGAAAACCAAGAAATTCAACCTTCTTTTCAGCATTTGTAGGTGTTGGTATTCAAATTATGTTTATGATACTTGTGTGtgcattaattttattaattggagtttataaatataaacaaagatatagatatatacaaattatgttttttatttggaTATGTATTAGTAGCATATCTGGTTATGCTTCTTCAATTTTATACAAGCTATTTAAAAGTAAACATGTCAAATTAACTATTTTTAGAACATCACTTATTTATCCCTTTATCttgtttcttatttttttccttataaaTCTAGTATTACATTATGAACACTCAAACACAGccatttcattttcttctttaacgACCGTATGTATTTTGTGGTTTGGAATATCTGTACCTTTGATTTGTCTCGGATCATTTATAggcaacaaaaaaaaaccaaTCGAATTACCTGTACGTGTTAATAATATTCCAAGACACATTCCAAAACAACCAATGTTAAATTCATTCCTAGTATCATCCTTTATTGTTGGATCAATACTCTTCgc GACTATGTACACAGaactttttttcttatttacgTCATTATGGAAAAgcaatatgtattatttatttg GCTTTTTATTTCtggtaatatttttattaggcTTATTGAGTGCCCAATTATCAATAGCATTAACGTATTATACGCTTTCCtg tgaGGACTACAATTGGTGGTGGAAATCATTTGTTGCACCTGGATCATCGGGATTGtttctctttttatattccatttattatttctttattaaattaaatatatcaagTTTTTCAgaaacatttatttattttgcctattcatttattatgtCTTAtacatgttttatatatacaggAACAGCAGGGTTTTTAGCTTCTTTTGCTTTCCTGCGAAAAATATACTCTTCCATAAAAGTTGATTAA